In the genome of Buchnera aphidicola (Acyrthosiphon lactucae), the window TATGGGGGACCATCATGAAGAAAGAATATTTTTTTTTCTTTATTTTTTTTTCTAATTAATTTATATAAATTATTTTTATACCAATCTTTTAATATTTTTGGTTCTTTTTGCGAAAGATTTCCTCGCATAGAAAAGTTTGTTTTAGGTAAGTTTAAAGTTTTTTTATAATCAGCCATTTTTCCCTCTTTTATTTCTTATATTTAATAGATTTTAAAATATTTTTTAACTGTCACAATATCTTTAAAAATTTGATTTTTTAATTCTTTTTTTGAAATAAATATTTTTTCATCACGTATTTTTTTATATATAAATACTTCTATATCTTGTCCATATAAATCTATTTCTATATTAAATAAGTAAACTTCAAGTAATTTATTTTTTTCAGTATTACAGAAACTAGGTTTGACACCAATATTAGATATTCCTGTAGCATTTTTGTTTGAACAATATCTTATTTTAACTGCATATACTCCATTAATTAATGGAAAATTCTTATTCAAAAGTATATTAGCTGTAGGATAATTTATTGTTCTACCTATTGCATTTCCATGAATGACTTTTCCAGATATGCTGAATTTGCGACCAAGTAAAAGAGAAGCTAGTTCGATATTATTTTCAGATAGTGCTTTTCTAATATTAGTGCTACTAATTTTTATATTATTTTTATATAAGGAACTAACTTTTATAACATTAAATTGATATTTATTTCCTAATTTTTTCAAAAGATTAATATTTCCATTTTTTTGAAATCCAAATCTAAAATCATCTCCTATCACTATAAATTTTACATTTAGTTTATTTATCAATATATTTATGATAAAATCTTCTGCACTTAGACATTCAAAAGATTTATTAAATCTAATACATAAAATATAATTCAAATTATAAGAAGCAATACGTTGTACTTTTTCGCGAAATTGTGTAATCCGAATAGGAGCGTTATTTTTTTTTAAAAATTCTAGTGGTTGTGGTTCAAATAAAATAATTATAGTTGATAATTTATATTTTTTTCCTATTTTATATGTATTAAAAAATAATTCTTGATGACCTAAGTGTACTCCATCAAAGTTTCCAATAGTAATAACTGAATCAGAATTTATTTCCTTAATATTATGAATTCCTCGTATAATCTTCATTGTTAGGTTAACCTTATTAAATGAAGTAAATTTTACATTAGATAAAAATTTCATTAAAACTTTATAGTTTTTTTATATTTTTTTTAAATAAAAAATATTTATAATTGAATTAATAATTATAATATATTTTTAGAATATTAATTAATATTGTTTTTCGATAAATGTTCAATTTTTTAAAATTTTAGAGGTAAAGAAATTGGCTAATATAAAAGCTGCTAAAAAAGACGCAGTAACATCTGAACAACGTCGTAAAAAAAATTCTAGTCGACGTTCAATGATTCGTACTTTTATAAAAAAAGTACGGGTAGCTATTATGTCAGGTAATCAAAAGAAAGCAGAAGATGCATTTCAAAAAATGCAATCTATTATTGATAGTCATGTGAATAAAGGTTTAATACATAAAAATAAAGCTGCACGCTATAAATCTAATTTTTCATTAAAAATTAGAAAAATATGTAAAATATAATATTTTTAATAGTATTGCCTCTAATTTAGAAGCAATACTTTATAAAATTTTATCTTGTTAAGTCATCAAAAAATCTTTTGACTCCATCAAAAAATCTTTTTGAACGAGGACTATTTTTTTCACCTCGAAAACCATTAAAACTATTTCCTAATTCATGTAAAAGATTTTTCTGTTGTTCATTAAGATTTACAGGTGTTTCAACAACAACACGACATAATAAATCGCCTTGATTTCTATTTTGTACTGATTTTACACCTCTACCACGAATACGAAAGAGTCTTCCTGACTGTGTTTCATATGGTATTTTTAGCTTAACTCTACCATCTAGCGTAGGAACTTCTATTTCTCCACCTAATGCAGCCATTGTAAAATTTATTGGTACTTCACAGTATAAATTATTTTCTTCTCGCTCAAAAATAGGATGTTTTTTAACTGTGATTTGTACATAAAGATCTCCTGATTCTGCACCATTGGAACCAGCTTCTCCTTCATTGTTTAAACGGATTCGATCATTAGTATCTACACCTGGTGGAATTTTTACTGATAGTGTTTTATATGCTTTAATTCGTCCTTGTCCACGACATAAATTACAGGGATCAGTAATTACTGACCCTTTACCATGGCAAGTAGGACATGATTGCTGTACAGTAAAAAAACCTTTTCTTATATGTATTTGTCCTTTACTGTGGCATGTAGAACATGCACGAGGTTTAGTCCCAGTTTTTGTACCACTTCCATAACATTTTTGACATTTTTTAAGGGTTGGAATGCGAATTTCTTTTTTTGTTCCTTTTACTGCTTCTTCTAACAATATTTCTATATTATAGCATAAATCAGCTCCTTTTTTAGCTCTTTGAGTTCTATTTCCTCCAAAAATATCTCCAAAAACATCTCCAAAAATATCTCCAAAATCTGTAGAACTAGTAAAGGTACTACTATATGTATTATTAGACTGACCATTTTCAAAAGCTGCATGTCCATATTGATCATATGCGCTTCTTTTTTCGTCATTAACTAAAATTTCATAAGCTTCTTTTATTTCTT includes:
- the ribF gene encoding bifunctional riboflavin kinase/FAD synthetase, whose protein sequence is MKIIRGIHNIKEINSDSVITIGNFDGVHLGHQELFFNTYKIGKKYKLSTIIILFEPQPLEFLKKNNAPIRITQFREKVQRIASYNLNYILCIRFNKSFECLSAEDFIINILINKLNVKFIVIGDDFRFGFQKNGNINLLKKLGNKYQFNVIKVSSLYKNNIKISSTNIRKALSENNIELASLLLGRKFSISGKVIHGNAIGRTINYPTANILLNKNFPLINGVYAVKIRYCSNKNATGISNIGVKPSFCNTEKNKLLEVYLFNIEIDLYGQDIEVFIYKKIRDEKIFISKKELKNQIFKDIVTVKKYFKIY
- the rpsT gene encoding 30S ribosomal protein S20, producing the protein MANIKAAKKDAVTSEQRRKKNSSRRSMIRTFIKKVRVAIMSGNQKKAEDAFQKMQSIIDSHVNKGLIHKNKAARYKSNFSLKIRKICKI
- the dnaJ gene encoding molecular chaperone DnaJ; its protein translation is MTKKDYYQVLGISKSAEEREIKKAYKRLAMKYHPDRNQGDKTAEGKFKEIKEAYEILVNDEKRSAYDQYGHAAFENGQSNNTYSSTFTSSTDFGDIFGDVFGDIFGGNRTQRAKKGADLCYNIEILLEEAVKGTKKEIRIPTLKKCQKCYGSGTKTGTKPRACSTCHSKGQIHIRKGFFTVQQSCPTCHGKGSVITDPCNLCRGQGRIKAYKTLSVKIPPGVDTNDRIRLNNEGEAGSNGAESGDLYVQITVKKHPIFEREENNLYCEVPINFTMAALGGEIEVPTLDGRVKLKIPYETQSGRLFRIRGRGVKSVQNRNQGDLLCRVVVETPVNLNEQQKNLLHELGNSFNGFRGEKNSPRSKRFFDGVKRFFDDLTR